The following coding sequences are from one Streptomyces sp. NBC_01232 window:
- a CDS encoding LysR family transcriptional regulator, with protein MELRTLRYFVAVAEELHFGRAATRLHMSQPPLSRAVKRLEAEVGALLFARSPTGVTLTPVGTVLLDEARALLDHADRVRVRVSAAAGAAAITIGILGDGTDRGVSRLAAAYRRKHPDIDIRIRETDLTDPTCGLRAGLVDVALTRAPFDETALTVRTLRTDPVGVVLRADDPLARRDGLRLAELSDRHWFQFPRGTDPAWQSYWNGGTPREGPVVRAVQECLQAVLWNGTVGLAPLGHDLSAELAVVPLTDMPPSRVVAAWNEGDTNPLIRSFVETATTAYRHTK; from the coding sequence GTGGAGCTTCGTACCTTGCGCTACTTCGTGGCGGTCGCCGAGGAACTGCACTTCGGCCGGGCCGCCACCCGACTGCACATGAGCCAGCCGCCGCTGAGCCGGGCGGTCAAGCGGCTGGAAGCCGAGGTCGGAGCCCTGCTCTTCGCCCGCTCGCCGACCGGCGTCACACTCACTCCGGTGGGCACGGTGCTGCTCGACGAGGCGCGGGCCCTGCTCGACCATGCCGACCGCGTCCGGGTACGCGTGAGCGCGGCGGCCGGCGCCGCGGCCATCACCATCGGCATCCTGGGCGACGGCACCGACCGGGGAGTGTCCAGGCTGGCCGCCGCCTATCGTCGAAAACACCCCGACATCGACATCCGCATCCGTGAGACCGATCTGACCGACCCGACGTGCGGGCTGCGCGCCGGACTGGTCGACGTCGCCCTGACCAGGGCGCCGTTCGACGAAACCGCCCTGACGGTCCGTACGCTGCGGACCGATCCCGTCGGCGTGGTCCTGCGCGCCGACGATCCGCTGGCCCGCCGCGACGGCCTACGACTGGCCGAGCTGAGCGACCGCCACTGGTTCCAATTCCCGCGGGGCACCGACCCCGCCTGGCAGTCGTACTGGAACGGCGGCACACCGCGCGAGGGCCCAGTGGTACGTGCCGTCCAGGAGTGTCTGCAGGCGGTGCTGTGGAACGGCACGGTCGGCCTGGCCCCGCTCGGACACGACCTGTCCGCGGAGCTGGCCGTGGTGCCGCTGACCGACATGCCTCCGAGCCGAGTGGTGGCGGCGTGGAACGAGGGCGACACCAACCCGTTGATCCGATCCTTCGTCGAGACCGCGACAACCGCCTACCGCCACACCAAGTAG
- a CDS encoding DoxX family protein, whose amino-acid sequence MNIAYWIVAGLLALFYFYAGTLKVIRSRDQLRPMMTWVDRIPLPALRALGAVEVLGATGLVLPPLTGIAPSLAPAAAIGFVLLQIGAITVHLSGRDRRIALNAGLTVTAAVTIWLAVRL is encoded by the coding sequence ATGAACATCGCCTACTGGATCGTCGCGGGACTGCTCGCGCTCTTCTACTTCTACGCAGGCACCCTGAAGGTGATCCGCAGCCGCGATCAACTCCGACCGATGATGACCTGGGTCGACCGCATACCCCTGCCCGCCCTCAGGGCGCTCGGCGCGGTCGAAGTACTCGGCGCGACCGGCCTGGTACTGCCGCCGCTGACCGGCATCGCTCCCTCGCTGGCGCCGGCCGCGGCCATCGGCTTCGTACTCCTGCAAATCGGCGCGATCACCGTCCACCTGAGCGGCCGGGACCGCCGGATCGCACTCAACGCCGGACTCACCGTAACCGCGGCCGTGACCATCTGGCTGGCCGTCCGGCTGTGA
- a CDS encoding NACHT domain-containing protein encodes MGESEGLPDALAELKAQLRLLHLESRRGLSMAGLAREARRGRTTVSQALHGPTVPSEATVVALARALGTDAKPLLTLLEQARRQRPAPDTAAHGPSGRRKAAAQAEDRRPQHAEQRPGQLDTYLRTVEPTLDAQPYPGVIDDGVPALSAVYLRQQIRCLDEKPDRNNADGPPLVSSAATVPADQILTGARTCVVMAGPGAGKSSLLRTWLAEGVGRRLGGEEPAAPVPVLVPAQALIASGKALRGGSLPEALTRAVSREYELEIPGLFASPPQHGVPWLVLVDGLDEIPRAETRQNLLRHLAVHANGPDADLYRLVVATRPLPQGELDRLGSHVPRFDLLPFRREELSRVAHSWFTALAVPDPVGLTKLFITELSAMEQLTELARTPLIAGLLCQLYAHHRRMPRARGGIYDEYAALLLLQHERRAQDAPEIPGIGELALDIAGHIAARRLAPQNEQNEQNEQDAGPTLTGLLRSWPGASPAGMTPKETVLRTGMLTQRAGELEFVHQTLLEYCAARHATRTPQARAEATARLFDDKWARHWPWKPVPDVTLLGTGQRFWTPPGEKETSYTGFLLDRLLADPDGAAQVQKKLLRLAGRRNLDGCRFLAEQKRLGTGLPEPVVRAAATSLTFLARITDDDRRRADLRANPDRLHPETDPGLAEVFLSQAQRNHRVSAAEALAWLGGEHAADILAELAEVPYLATGPWRVQAADRLAGAGDPRGLLLLHRLATDTRLRDDARVDAAGFLVEHGDEHGVELLHNLARDVKLLPQDRALAVSVLAAIGDQPSADTLAALADSASTSPDVRMRAATMLAVVDDERGPDLLARLAEDIDLPIGTRLCSALGLAQFEPSRGADTLASLAHDRTLKSAWRLAAVRELAGRDPERAAAVVAVLAHDPTVGRRHRRKAARLLR; translated from the coding sequence GTGGGGGAGAGCGAAGGCCTGCCGGATGCCCTGGCCGAGTTGAAGGCACAGCTGAGGCTCTTGCATCTGGAGAGCAGACGTGGGCTGTCGATGGCCGGGCTGGCGCGTGAGGCGAGGCGGGGGCGCACCACCGTCAGCCAGGCCCTGCACGGGCCGACCGTGCCCAGCGAAGCCACCGTGGTGGCGCTCGCGCGGGCGCTCGGGACCGATGCGAAGCCGCTGCTGACGTTGCTGGAGCAGGCAAGGCGGCAGCGTCCTGCGCCGGACACGGCGGCGCACGGACCGAGCGGCAGGCGGAAAGCGGCCGCACAGGCCGAGGACCGGCGCCCGCAGCATGCGGAGCAGCGGCCCGGGCAACTGGACACGTACTTGAGAACGGTTGAGCCCACACTCGATGCCCAGCCCTATCCCGGCGTCATCGACGACGGCGTGCCGGCCCTCAGCGCGGTGTACCTGCGCCAGCAGATCCGCTGCCTGGACGAGAAGCCGGACCGGAACAACGCGGACGGCCCGCCACTGGTGTCCAGCGCCGCTACCGTCCCGGCGGACCAGATCCTGACCGGCGCACGCACCTGTGTCGTCATGGCAGGTCCCGGCGCAGGCAAGTCCAGCCTCCTGCGCACCTGGCTCGCCGAAGGTGTCGGGCGCCGCCTGGGCGGAGAAGAACCTGCCGCGCCCGTACCGGTGCTCGTCCCGGCACAGGCCCTGATCGCGAGCGGGAAGGCCCTGCGCGGCGGTAGCCTGCCGGAAGCCCTGACCCGGGCGGTGTCCCGCGAGTACGAGCTCGAGATCCCAGGGCTCTTCGCCTCGCCGCCCCAGCACGGTGTCCCCTGGCTGGTACTGGTCGACGGACTCGACGAGATACCCCGCGCCGAAACCCGCCAGAACCTGCTGCGCCACCTCGCCGTGCACGCCAACGGACCCGACGCGGATCTTTACCGGCTCGTCGTCGCCACCCGTCCGCTGCCACAGGGCGAACTGGACCGGCTCGGCTCCCACGTTCCGCGATTCGATCTGCTGCCGTTCCGACGCGAAGAACTGTCGCGGGTCGCTCACAGCTGGTTCACGGCCCTGGCCGTCCCCGATCCCGTCGGACTCACGAAGCTCTTCATCACCGAGCTGTCGGCCATGGAACAGCTGACCGAGCTGGCCCGCACCCCCCTCATCGCCGGGCTGCTGTGCCAGCTCTACGCCCATCACCGGAGAATGCCCCGCGCCCGGGGCGGGATCTACGACGAGTACGCCGCACTGCTGCTCCTGCAGCACGAACGACGAGCGCAGGACGCGCCCGAGATCCCGGGCATCGGAGAACTCGCCCTCGACATCGCAGGACACATCGCGGCCCGCCGTCTGGCTCCCCAGAACGAACAGAACGAACAGAACGAACAGGACGCCGGCCCGACCCTGACCGGCCTACTGCGCTCCTGGCCCGGCGCATCGCCGGCAGGCATGACACCCAAGGAGACCGTGCTCCGCACCGGCATGCTCACCCAGCGCGCCGGAGAGCTCGAGTTCGTCCATCAGACCCTCCTCGAATACTGCGCCGCGCGCCACGCCACCCGGACGCCGCAGGCGCGCGCCGAGGCGACCGCCCGTCTCTTCGATGACAAGTGGGCTCGGCACTGGCCCTGGAAACCGGTTCCGGACGTCACCCTCCTCGGCACCGGCCAACGGTTCTGGACTCCGCCGGGTGAGAAGGAAACGTCCTACACCGGCTTCCTGCTGGACCGGCTGCTGGCCGACCCGGACGGTGCCGCCCAAGTGCAGAAGAAGCTGCTGCGGCTCGCCGGCAGGCGCAACCTGGACGGCTGCCGCTTCCTGGCCGAGCAGAAACGGCTGGGAACCGGTCTGCCGGAGCCCGTCGTCCGAGCCGCCGCGACGTCACTCACCTTCCTCGCCCGGATCACCGACGACGACAGACGCCGTGCGGACCTCAGGGCGAATCCTGACCGCCTGCACCCGGAAACAGACCCTGGGCTGGCGGAGGTGTTTCTTTCCCAGGCCCAGAGGAACCACCGGGTGAGCGCGGCAGAGGCCCTTGCTTGGCTCGGCGGCGAACATGCGGCGGACATTCTGGCCGAACTCGCCGAGGTCCCGTACCTGGCCACCGGCCCGTGGAGAGTGCAGGCCGCCGACAGGCTGGCGGGCGCCGGCGACCCACGCGGTCTGCTGCTGTTGCACCGCCTGGCCACTGACACCCGGCTCCGTGACGATGCGCGGGTCGATGCCGCCGGCTTCCTGGTGGAGCACGGAGATGAGCACGGCGTGGAGCTGCTCCACAACCTGGCCCGTGATGTGAAGCTGCTGCCGCAGGACCGTGCCCTGGCCGTCTCGGTGCTGGCCGCGATCGGCGACCAACCGAGTGCGGACACGCTCGCCGCCCTGGCCGACAGCGCGAGCACATCGCCCGACGTCCGTATGCGCGCGGCCACGATGCTTGCCGTCGTCGACGATGAACGCGGCCCCGACCTGCTCGCGCGCCTGGCCGAGGACATCGATCTGCCCATCGGGACACGCCTGTGTTCGGCCCTGGGGCTGGCACAGTTCGAACCATCACGCGGCGCGGACACGCTGGCCTCCCTCGCCCACGACAGGACCCTCAAGAGCGCCTGGCGCCTGGCAGCCGTCCGGGAACTCGCCGGCCGCGACCCCGAACGCGCCGCCGCTGTCGTCGCGGTCCTGGCCCACGATCCCACGGTCGGACGCCGCCACCGCCGAAAAGCCGCACGGCTCCTGCGCTGA
- a CDS encoding DUF6480 family protein, translated as MSASNPASDPDPRRLIPPGAREGGGVPPGETPPGESSTGTGAGPYRPLSRGWGKGPLVLICLIALVFALFFLAYAIILNI; from the coding sequence ATGTCCGCATCGAACCCGGCCTCCGACCCTGACCCGCGCCGGTTGATTCCGCCCGGTGCCCGAGAAGGAGGAGGCGTCCCGCCGGGCGAAACCCCGCCCGGGGAGTCGAGCACCGGTACCGGGGCCGGACCGTACAGGCCCCTGTCACGCGGCTGGGGCAAGGGCCCCTTGGTGCTCATCTGCCTGATCGCGTTGGTGTTCGCCCTGTTCTTCCTCGCCTACGCCATCATCCTGAACATCTGA
- a CDS encoding cupin domain-containing protein, translated as MTEQARNTEPRTGIALSVVGPGEGERIVLGTTRMRVLEDGSHTGHRLAITESVLAPHTQGPPQHRHGLHDEGFYVLSGTVRFTVGDEDHDATTGTLVMVPPGTPHTFANLTDRPAVLLSTFTPDLYVQYFRDLQEVLAGGRPLTPQANIDAMSHYATEPATDRD; from the coding sequence ATGACCGAACAGGCACGAAACACCGAGCCGCGGACCGGAATCGCCCTGTCCGTGGTGGGTCCGGGCGAGGGCGAGAGGATCGTTCTGGGCACCACGCGCATGCGCGTCCTGGAGGACGGCAGCCACACCGGGCACCGCCTCGCGATCACCGAGTCCGTCCTCGCCCCGCACACCCAGGGACCGCCTCAGCACCGCCACGGCCTGCACGACGAGGGCTTCTACGTCCTCTCCGGCACCGTCCGGTTCACCGTAGGGGACGAGGACCACGACGCCACCACGGGCACGCTCGTGATGGTTCCTCCCGGTACCCCTCACACCTTCGCCAACCTGACCGACCGGCCCGCCGTCCTGCTCAGCACCTTCACCCCCGACCTGTACGTGCAGTACTTCCGAGACCTCCAGGAGGTGCTCGCCGGCGGTCGGCCGCTGACACCACAGGCCAACATCGACGCGATGAGCCACTACGCGACCGAGCCCGCCACCGACCGCGACTGA
- a CDS encoding FAD-dependent oxidoreductase yields MHMPVTIIGAGLGGLTLARVLHVHGIPATVYEAESSPAMRTQGGLLDIHDYDGQLALEEAGLMDDFHAIVLEGRQAMRVLDHDGTVLFDKADDGTGSRPEVHRGELRQILLDSLPAGTVRWGHKVSSTRTVGPSRHEVTFTDGGTVVTGLLVGADGAWSRVRPLLSEATPEYAGTSFVETYLFHADTRHPAAAKAVGGGMLIVPAPGREIFAHRESEDTLHAYIALSRPQEWFAAIDFTDAAAATSSIAAEFDGWAPELTALITDGDTAPVLRPHYALPTGHRWDRVPGVTLLGDAAHLAPPNGEGANLAMYDGAELGKALAAHPDDVEAALTEYEQAMFPRSSEPATFEGGEVPGIDAEHNTAQGLINMIAEQGRQ; encoded by the coding sequence ATGCACATGCCCGTCACGATCATCGGCGCCGGACTCGGCGGACTCACTCTGGCCCGCGTCCTGCACGTCCACGGAATCCCGGCCACGGTCTACGAGGCGGAGTCCTCCCCGGCCATGCGCACGCAGGGAGGCCTGCTCGACATCCACGACTACGACGGACAGCTCGCCCTCGAGGAAGCCGGCCTGATGGACGACTTCCACGCCATCGTCCTGGAGGGCCGCCAGGCAATGCGGGTACTCGACCACGACGGGACCGTCCTGTTCGACAAGGCCGACGACGGCACGGGCAGCCGCCCCGAGGTGCACCGCGGCGAGTTACGGCAGATCCTGCTCGACTCGCTCCCGGCCGGCACGGTCCGGTGGGGGCACAAGGTCAGCAGCACCCGCACCGTCGGCCCGAGCCGCCACGAGGTGACGTTCACCGACGGCGGCACCGTCGTCACCGGCCTGCTGGTCGGCGCGGACGGCGCCTGGTCACGGGTACGGCCGCTGCTCTCCGAAGCCACACCTGAGTACGCCGGCACGTCGTTCGTCGAGACGTACCTGTTCCACGCCGACACCCGCCACCCGGCCGCCGCGAAAGCGGTCGGCGGCGGGATGCTGATCGTGCCCGCGCCGGGCAGGGAGATCTTCGCTCACCGGGAAAGCGAAGACACCCTGCACGCCTACATAGCCCTGAGCAGGCCGCAGGAGTGGTTCGCCGCCATCGACTTCACCGACGCCGCCGCGGCCACCTCGTCCATCGCCGCCGAGTTCGACGGCTGGGCACCGGAACTCACCGCGCTGATCACCGACGGCGATACGGCGCCGGTCCTGCGCCCCCACTACGCTCTGCCCACCGGGCACCGGTGGGACCGGGTTCCAGGAGTCACCCTGCTCGGCGACGCCGCCCACCTCGCGCCCCCGAACGGCGAAGGCGCCAACCTGGCCATGTACGACGGCGCCGAACTCGGAAAGGCCCTCGCCGCGCACCCCGACGATGTCGAGGCCGCGCTCACCGAGTACGAGCAGGCCATGTTCCCCCGTAGCTCCGAGCCCGCCACCTTTGAAGGCGGAGAAGTCCCGGGGATCGACGCCGAGCACAACACCGCCCAGGGTCTGATCAACATGATCGCCGAGCAGGGCCGCCAATGA